One genomic region from Phragmites australis chromosome 1, lpPhrAust1.1, whole genome shotgun sequence encodes:
- the LOC133928572 gene encoding glucan endo-1,3-beta-glucosidase GII-like isoform X2: MAKQGVASMLVVALVLGAFAAIPTGVQSIGVCYGILGNDLPSSSDVVQLYRSKGINGMRIYSPNKAALDALRGSGISLVLDVGNDKVGELAASPSNAASWVQNNVRPYYPAVNIKYIAVGNEVQGGATQSILPAMRNLNGALAAAGFGSIKVSTSVRFDAIADSYPPSNGVFAQSYMTDIARYLASIGAPLLANVYPYFAYRDNPRDIKLNYATFQPGTTVRDDGNGLTYTNLFDAMVDAIYAALEKAGAPNVRIVVSESGWPSAGGFAASVDNARTYNQGLIDHVGRGTPKRPGALEAYIFAMFNENQKTGDPTERNFGLFYPNKSPVYPIRF, translated from the exons ATGGCAAAGCAGGGTGTTGCTTCAATGCTTGTTGTGGCattggtacttggagcattTGCAGCCATCCCTACAG GTGTGCAATCCATCGGCGTCTGCTATGGCATACTGGGCAACGACCTCCCGTCGAGTAGCGACGTCGTGCAGCTCTACAGGTCCAAGGGCATCAATGGGATGCGTATATACTCCCCCAACAAGGCGGCCCTCGACGCCCTGCGCGGCTCGGGAATCAGCCTCGTCCTCGACGTCGGCAACGACAAGGtcggcgagctcgccgccagCCCCTCCAACGCGGCGTCGTGGGTGCAGAACAACGTGAGGCCCTACTACCCGGCCGTGAACATCAAGTACATCGCTGTCGGCAACGAGGTCCAGGGCGGCGCTACGCAGAGCATCCTCCCGGCCATGCGGAACCTCAACGGCGCCCTGGCCGCGGCCGGCTTCGGCAGCATCAAAGTGTCCACGTCGGTGAGGTTCGACGCGATCGCCGACTCCTACCCGCCCTCCAACGGCGTGTTCGCGCAGTCCTACATGACGGACATCGCGCGGTACCTGGCGAGCATCGGCGCGCCGCTGCTGGCCAACGTGTACCCCTACTTCGCCTACAGGGACAACCCGCGCGACATCAAGCTCAACTACGCGACCTTCCAGCCGGGCACGACCGTGAGGGACGACGGCAACGGGCTGACCTACACGAACCTCTTCGACGCGATGGTGGACGCCATCTACGCCGCGCTGGAGAAGGCCGGGGCGCCGAACGTCAGGATCGTCGTGTCGGAGAGCGGGTGGCCGTCGGCCGGCGGGTTCGCGGCGAGCGTGGACAACGCACGGACGTACAACCAGGGCCTGATCGACCACGTCGGCCGGGGCACGCCCAAGAGGCCCGGGGCGCTGGAGGCGTACATCTTTGCCATGTTCAACGAGAACCAGAAGACAGGGGACCCAACGGAGAGGAACTTTGGGTTGTTCTACCCAAACAAGTCGCCCGTGTACCCAATCCGGTTCTAA
- the LOC133928543 gene encoding glucan endo-1,3-beta-glucosidase GII-like isoform X1: protein MAKQGVASMLVVALVLGAFAAIPTGVQSIGVCYGILGNDLPSSSDVVQLYRSKGINGMRIYSPNKAALDALRGSGINLVLDVGNDKVGELAASPSNAASWVQNNVRPYYPAVNIEYIAVGNEVQGGATQSILPAMRNLNGALAAAGFGSIKVSTSVRFDAIADSYPPSNGVFAQSYMTDIARYLASIGAPLLANVYPYFAYRDNPRDIKLNYATFQPGTTVRDDGNGLAYTNLFDAMVDAIYAALEKAGAPNVRIVVSESGWPSAGGFAASVDNARTYNQGLIDHVGRGTPKRPGALEAYIFAMFNENQKTGDPTERNFGLFYPNKSPVYPIRF, encoded by the exons ATGGCAAAGCAGGGTGTTGCTTCAATGCTTGTTGTGGCattggtacttggagcattTGCAGCCATCCCTACAG GTGTGCAATCCATCGGCGTCTGCTATGGCATACTGGGCAACGACCTCCCGTCGAGTAGCGACGTCGTGCAGCTCTACAGGTCCAAGGGCATCAATGGTATGCGCATATACTCCCCCAACAAGGCGGCCCTCGACGCCCTGCGCGGCTCGGGAATCAACCTCGTCCTCGACGTCGGCAACGACAAGGtcggcgagctcgccgccagCCCCTCCAACGCGGCGTCGTGGGTGCAGAACAACGTGAGGCCCTACTACCCGGCCGTGAACATCGAGTACATCGCTGTCGGCAACGAGGTCCAGGGCGGCGCTACGCAGAGCATCCTCCCGGCCATGCGGAACCTCAACGGCGCCCTGGCCGCGGCCGGCTTCGGCAGCATCAAAGTGTCCACGTCGGTGAGGTTCGACGCGATCGCCGACTCCTACCCGCCCTCCAACGGCGTGTTCGCGCAGTCCTACATGACGGACATCGCGCGGTACCTGGCGAGCATCGGCGCGCCGCTGCTGGCCAACGTGTACCCCTACTTCGCCTACAGGGACAACCCGCGCGACATCAAGCTCAACTACGCGACCTTCCAGCCGGGCACGACCGTGAGGGACGACGGCAACGGGCTGGCCTACACGAACCTCTTCGACGCGATGGTGGACGCTATCTACGCCGCGCTGGAGAAGGCCGGGGCGCCGAACGTCAGGATCGTCGTGTCGGAGAGCGGGTGGCCGTCGGCCGGCGGGTTCGCGGCGAGCGTGGACAACGCACGGACGTACAACCAGGGCCTGATCGACCACGTCGGCCGGGGCACGCCCAAGAGGCCCGGGGCGCTGGAGGCGTACATCTTTGCCATGTTCAACGAGAACCAGAAGACAGGGGATCCAACGGAGAGGAACTTTGGGTTGTTCTACCCAAACAAGTCGCCCGTGTACCCGATCCGGTTCTAA
- the LOC133928543 gene encoding glucan endo-1,3-beta-glucosidase GII-like isoform X2, translating into MARQQVASMLAVALIIGAFASVPTSVQSIGVCYGILGNDLPSSSDVVQLYRSKGINGMRIYSPNKAALDALRGSGINLVLDVGNDKVGELAASPSNAASWVQNNVRPYYPAVNIEYIAVGNEVQGGATQSILPAMRNLNGALAAAGFGSIKVSTSVRFDAIADSYPPSNGVFAQSYMTDIARYLASIGAPLLANVYPYFAYRDNPRDIKLNYATFQPGTTVRDDGNGLAYTNLFDAMVDAIYAALEKAGAPNVRIVVSESGWPSAGGFAASVDNARTYNQGLIDHVGRGTPKRPGALEAYIFAMFNENQKTGDPTERNFGLFYPNKSPVYPIRF; encoded by the exons ATGGCAAGGCAACAAGTTGCTTCCATGCTTGCAGTTGCTCTTATCATCGGAGCATTTGCCTCTGTTCCTACAA GTGTGCAATCCATCGGCGTCTGCTATGGCATACTGGGCAACGACCTCCCGTCGAGTAGCGACGTCGTGCAGCTCTACAGGTCCAAGGGCATCAATGGTATGCGCATATACTCCCCCAACAAGGCGGCCCTCGACGCCCTGCGCGGCTCGGGAATCAACCTCGTCCTCGACGTCGGCAACGACAAGGtcggcgagctcgccgccagCCCCTCCAACGCGGCGTCGTGGGTGCAGAACAACGTGAGGCCCTACTACCCGGCCGTGAACATCGAGTACATCGCTGTCGGCAACGAGGTCCAGGGCGGCGCTACGCAGAGCATCCTCCCGGCCATGCGGAACCTCAACGGCGCCCTGGCCGCGGCCGGCTTCGGCAGCATCAAAGTGTCCACGTCGGTGAGGTTCGACGCGATCGCCGACTCCTACCCGCCCTCCAACGGCGTGTTCGCGCAGTCCTACATGACGGACATCGCGCGGTACCTGGCGAGCATCGGCGCGCCGCTGCTGGCCAACGTGTACCCCTACTTCGCCTACAGGGACAACCCGCGCGACATCAAGCTCAACTACGCGACCTTCCAGCCGGGCACGACCGTGAGGGACGACGGCAACGGGCTGGCCTACACGAACCTCTTCGACGCGATGGTGGACGCTATCTACGCCGCGCTGGAGAAGGCCGGGGCGCCGAACGTCAGGATCGTCGTGTCGGAGAGCGGGTGGCCGTCGGCCGGCGGGTTCGCGGCGAGCGTGGACAACGCACGGACGTACAACCAGGGCCTGATCGACCACGTCGGCCGGGGCACGCCCAAGAGGCCCGGGGCGCTGGAGGCGTACATCTTTGCCATGTTCAACGAGAACCAGAAGACAGGGGATCCAACGGAGAGGAACTTTGGGTTGTTCTACCCAAACAAGTCGCCCGTGTACCCGATCCGGTTCTAA
- the LOC133928555 gene encoding glucan endo-1,3-beta-glucosidase GII-like has product MARQQVASMLAVALIIGAFASIPTSVQSIGVCYGILGNDLPSSSDVVQLYRSKGIDGMRIYSPNKAALDALRGSGISLVLDVGNDKVGELAASPSNAASWVQNNVRPYYPAVNIKYIAVGNEVQGGATQSILPAMRNLNGALAAAGFGSIKVSTSVRFDAIADSYPPSNGVFAQSYMTDIARYLASIGAPLLANVYPYFAYRDNPRDIKLNYATFQPGTTVRDDGNGLTYTNLFDAMVDAIYAALEKAGAPNVRIVVSESGWPSAGGFAASVDNARTYNQGLIDHVGRGTPKRPGALEAYIFAMFNENQKTGDPTERNFGLFYPNKSPVYPIRF; this is encoded by the exons ATGGCTAGGCAACAAGTTGCTTCCATGCTTGCAGTTGCTCTGATCATCGGAGCATTTGCGTCTATTCCTACAA GTGTGCAATCCATCGGCGTCTGCTATGGCATACTGGGCAACGACCTCCCGTCGAGTAGCGACGTCGTGCAGCTCTACAGGTCCAAGGGCATCGATGGTATGCGCATATACTCCCCCAACAAGGCGGCCCTCGACGCCCTGCGCGGCTCGGGAATCAGCCTCGTCCTCGACGTCGGCAACGACAAGGtcggcgagctcgccgccagCCCCTCCAACGCGGCGTCGTGGGTGCAGAACAACGTGAGGCCCTACTACCCGGCCGTGAACATCAAGTACATCGCTGTCGGCAACGAGGTCCAGGGCGGCGCTACGCAGAGCATCCTCCCGGCCATGCGGAACCTCAACGGCGCCCTGGCCGCGGCCGGCTTCGGCAGCATCAAAGTGTCCACGTCGGTGAGGTTCGACGCGATCGCCGACTCCTACCCGCCCTCCAACGGCGTGTTCGCGCAGTCCTACATGACGGACATCGCGCGGTACCTGGCGAGCATCGGCGCGCCGCTGCTGGCCAACGTGTACCCCTACTTCGCCTACAGGGACAACCCGCGCGACATCAAGCTCAACTACGCGACCTTCCAGCCGGGCACGACCGTGAGGGACGACGGCAACGGGCTGACCTACACGAACCTCTTCGACGCGATGGTGGACGCCATCTACGCCGCGCTGGAGAAGGCCGGGGCGCCGAACGTCAGGATCGTCGTGTCGGAGAGCGGGTGGCCGTCGGCCGGCGGGTTCGCGGCGAGCGTGGACAACGCACGGACGTACAACCAGGGCCTGATCGACCACGTCGGCCGGGGCACGCCCAAGAGGCCCGGGGCGCTGGAGGCGTACATCTTTGCCATGTTCAACGAGAACCAGAAGACAGGGGATCCAACGGAGAGGAACTTTGGATTGTTCTACCCAAACAAGTCGCCCGTGTACCCGATCCGGTTCTAA
- the LOC133928572 gene encoding glucan endo-1,3-beta-glucosidase GII-like isoform X1, with product MARQQVASMLAVALIIGAFASVPTSVQSIGVCYGILGNDLPSSSDVVQLYRSKGINGMRIYSPNKAALDALRGSGISLVLDVGNDKVGELAASPSNAASWVQNNVRPYYPAVNIKYIAVGNEVQGGATQSILPAMRNLNGALAAAGFGSIKVSTSVRFDAIADSYPPSNGVFAQSYMTDIARYLASIGAPLLANVYPYFAYRDNPRDIKLNYATFQPGTTVRDDGNGLTYTNLFDAMVDAIYAALEKAGAPNVRIVVSESGWPSAGGFAASVDNARTYNQGLIDHVGRGTPKRPGALEAYIFAMFNENQKTGDPTERNFGLFYPNKSPVYPIRF from the exons ATGGCTAGGCAACAAGTTGCTTCCATGCTTGCAGTTGCTCTGATCATCGGAGCATTTGCCTCTGTTCCTACAA GTGTGCAATCCATCGGCGTCTGCTATGGCATACTGGGCAACGACCTCCCGTCGAGTAGCGACGTCGTGCAGCTCTACAGGTCCAAGGGCATCAATGGGATGCGTATATACTCCCCCAACAAGGCGGCCCTCGACGCCCTGCGCGGCTCGGGAATCAGCCTCGTCCTCGACGTCGGCAACGACAAGGtcggcgagctcgccgccagCCCCTCCAACGCGGCGTCGTGGGTGCAGAACAACGTGAGGCCCTACTACCCGGCCGTGAACATCAAGTACATCGCTGTCGGCAACGAGGTCCAGGGCGGCGCTACGCAGAGCATCCTCCCGGCCATGCGGAACCTCAACGGCGCCCTGGCCGCGGCCGGCTTCGGCAGCATCAAAGTGTCCACGTCGGTGAGGTTCGACGCGATCGCCGACTCCTACCCGCCCTCCAACGGCGTGTTCGCGCAGTCCTACATGACGGACATCGCGCGGTACCTGGCGAGCATCGGCGCGCCGCTGCTGGCCAACGTGTACCCCTACTTCGCCTACAGGGACAACCCGCGCGACATCAAGCTCAACTACGCGACCTTCCAGCCGGGCACGACCGTGAGGGACGACGGCAACGGGCTGACCTACACGAACCTCTTCGACGCGATGGTGGACGCCATCTACGCCGCGCTGGAGAAGGCCGGGGCGCCGAACGTCAGGATCGTCGTGTCGGAGAGCGGGTGGCCGTCGGCCGGCGGGTTCGCGGCGAGCGTGGACAACGCACGGACGTACAACCAGGGCCTGATCGACCACGTCGGCCGGGGCACGCCCAAGAGGCCCGGGGCGCTGGAGGCGTACATCTTTGCCATGTTCAACGAGAACCAGAAGACAGGGGACCCAACGGAGAGGAACTTTGGGTTGTTCTACCCAAACAAGTCGCCCGTGTACCCAATCCGGTTCTAA
- the LOC133928531 gene encoding glucan endo-1,3-beta-glucosidase GII-like: MAGMHGVAPLLALALLIAAFRLAPTGVQSVGVCYGKIGDDLPSPRDVVQLYKSSGIKNMRIYFPDSQVMEALRGSGIGLIIAVVNEDIASLAAIQSYAASWVQTNVSPYYPDVNIMYIAVGNEVEDGAAQSILPAMQNLEGALAAAGHASIKVSTAVRLDVITNSSPPSHGEFGKPYMGGIARFLASTGAPLLANVYPYFAYSDNPGDISLNYALFLPGTTVKDDGNGLIYTNLFDAMVDSIYAALEKVEAPNVMVVVSESGWPSAGGTATSVQNAQTYNQNLINHAVQGTPKRPGALETFVFAMFNENQKPGAPTEKSFGLFYPNKSPVYPITFR, translated from the exons ATGGCGGGTATGCACGGCGTTGCTCCTTTGCTTGCACTCGCATTGCTTATTGCAGCCTTTAGGTTGGCTCCAACGG GTGTGCAGTCTGTTGGCGTGTGCTACGGCAAGATTGGCGACGACCTCCCGTCGCCGCGCGACGTGGTGCAGCTCTACAAATCCAGCGGCATCAAAAACATGCGCATCTACTTCCCTGACAGTCAGGTCATGGAGGCCCTGCGCGGCTCAGGAATCGGACTCATCATTGCAGTCGTCAATGAAGACATCGCCAGCCTCGCTGCTATACAATCATACGCAGCATCTTGGGTCCAGACCAACGTCAGTCCTTACTACCCTGACGTGAACATCATGTACATCGCCGTCGGCAATGAGGTCGAAGACGGCGCCGCCCAAAGCATCCTCCCGGCCATGCAGAACCTCGAAGGTGCCCTGGCCGCGGCCGGCCACGCCAGCATCAAGGTGTCCACGGCCGTGAGGCTAGACGTGATCACCAACTCATCCCCCCCTTCCCATGGCGAGTTCGGGAAGCCCTACATGGGGGGCATAGCACGGTTCTTGGCGAGCACCGGCGCGCCGCTCCTCGCCAACGTGTACCCCTACTTCGCCTACAGTGACAACCCGGGAGACATCAGCCTCAACTACGCGCTCTTCTTGCCGGGCACGACGGTAAAGGATGATGGCAACGGGCTGATCTACACGAACCTCTTCGACGCCATGGTCGACTCCATCTACGCCGCGCTGGAGAAGGTAGAGGCGCCAAACGTCATGGTCGTCGTGTCAGAGAGCGGGTGGCCGTCGGCCGGTGGAACGGCGACCAGCGTGCAGAACGCGCAGACGTACAACCAGAACCTGATCAACCATGCCGTCCAGGGCACCCCCAAGAGGCCCGGGGCGTTGGAGACGTTCGTTTTCGCCATGTTCAACGAGAACCAGAAGCCGGGGGCACCGACAGAGAAAAGCTTCGGGCTCTTCTATCCTAACAAGTCTCCGGTGTATCCTATCACTTTCCGATAA